In Zygosaccharomyces rouxii strain CBS732 chromosome F complete sequence, a single window of DNA contains:
- the SWD3 gene encoding Swd3p (highly similar to uniprot|P38123 Saccharomyces cerevisiae YBR175W SWD3 Subunit of the COMPASS complex which methylates histone H3 on lysine 4 and is required in transcriptional silencing near telomeres) has translation MFEIKFRIPIPVQDGNQLCCSKFAPNGKSIAIGIGDHVLVYDLETPPLPPRIVLTQHSKPISEICWSPDGQCIATASDDFTVGITHLSYGPLHRLVSHTAPVVSLAFNPKGNLLCSSSMDESIKIWDVLNGSLMRTIAAHSESVVSVDIPQLDSTILSSGSYDGLIRVFDMASGHCLKTLTYDKDWQSETGVVPISQVKFSQNARYLLVKSLDGIVKIWDCIRGDVVRTFKIEPSQERQLQRSCGMDFLYPSDGSAPIVVSGYEDGKIYCWNSATKKLLQLIDGETHSGNPVMSIHCYGETMCSLSLNGDCYAWKWTCK, from the coding sequence ATGTTCGAAATCAAGTTTAGAATACCCATACCCGTTCAAGATGGCAATCAATTGTGTTGTTCAAAGTTTGCACCTAATGGTAAAAGTATAGCTATTGGTATAGGTGATCACGTATTAGTATACGATTTAGAAACCccaccattaccaccaagaatTGTACTTACTCAACACTCTAAACCCATATCTGAAATCTGTTGGTCTCCAGATGGCCAATGCATTGCAACCGCAAGTGACGACTTTACTGTTGGCATCACTCATCTTTCATACGGACCCTTGCATCGATTGGTAAGTCATACAGCTCCTGTGGTATCATTAGCTTTTAATCCTAAGGGTAATCTACTATGTTCATCCTCTATGGATGAAAGTATAAAGATTTGGGATGTTTTGAATGGGTCTCTAATGAGGACTATAGCAGCTCATTCTGAATCTGTGGTCTCTGTAGATATTCCGCAGTTAGACTCTACCATATTAAGTTCAGGATCTTATGACGGATTGATTCGTGTATTCGATATGGCATCAGGTCATTGTTTGAAAACCCTGACTTACGATAAAGATTGGCAGAGTGAAACTGGTGTGGTACCAATTTCTCAAGTTAAATTCTCACAAAATGCTAGATATCTTTTGGTTAAATCACTAGATGGGATCGTCAAGATTTGGGACTGCATTAGAGGTGATGTTGTTCGTACTTTCAAGATTGAACCTTCCCAGGAGAGACAGTTACAAAGATCCTGCGGTATGGATTTCTTATATCCATCAGACGGATCTGCTCCAATAGTCGTTAGTGGATATGAGGATGGTAAGATTTACTGTTGGAATTCTGCCACTAAGAAACTTTTACAATTGATTGATGGTGAAACGCATAGCGGTAATCCTGTAATGAGCATTCACTGTTATGGAGAAACCATGTGCTCCCTATCGCTCAATGGGGATTGCTATGCATGGAAATGGACATGTAAATAG
- the MSD1 gene encoding aspartate--tRNA ligase MSD1 (similar to uniprot|P15179 Saccharomyces cerevisiae YPL104W Mitochondrial aspartyl-tRNA synthetase, required for acylation of aspartyl-tRNA; yeast and bacterial aspartyl-, asparaginyl-, and lysyl-tRNA synthetases contain regions with high sequence similarity, suggesting a common ancestral gene) — translation MKIPQVESRKITMILARSRLHTFSKVLRELPALDIVKPRFEFQRQAQNVKQSLACNPGDKVVINGWIDKKPRKIGKELIFGEIRDSQGDVIQVVDSQSFLKNAAVEDVVQVQGSLALKKGKKSDEPKTSLELKLESVATLNGADKRAADLQDFKTKGAYPPEYRYLQLRLPKFQQFLQTRYQLSKALRQKFDELGFTEIETPILFKSTPEGAREFLVPTRRTTTDEEPTFYALPQSPQQYKQLLMASGINRYFQVAKCFRDEDLRADRQPEFTQLDLEMAFANGEDVMQSVEEAVTFVWKKLSRGLYTLDIQGNVVPVSESQPVRHMSYRQAMSQYGIDKPDLCAPDLKILDLSEFRALGNSDKSFPIFEVLILRNAFDDKKDFNKKWSFLKNPEHYNYRTPKVVPILNEQDKSQWVDQFLDIAFFENPKLVAKALDLQPGDIICGSTRQDILKLFENPTPLGKLRQLVMKSNAYKDKLIDQDVAVWIKDFPLFSPVEKESSNNFEYPEYEEDRVESSHHPFTMVQIRDYAKLGTNPTQALGQHYDLVVNGVELGGGSTRVHDPQLQEYIFEEILKIKEPHKVFGHLLEAFKMGTPPHAGFAIGFDRMCAMLCGTESIRDVMAFPKSVTGSDLVVGSPSTVKNEALEQYNVFKKK, via the coding sequence ATGAAAATTCCACAGGTGGAATCGAGAAAGATAACAATGATTCTTGCCAGAAGCAGGTTGCACACGTTTAGTAAAGTGCTAAGAGAGCTTCCTGCACTAGATATTGTTAaaccaagatttgaatttcaaagaCAAGCTCAAAATGTTAAGCAATCGCTAGCATGTAATCCTGGTGATAAAGTCGTTATAAATGGATGGATTGATAAGAAgccaagaaaaattggtaaagaattgatatTCGGCGAGATTCGTGATTCTCAGGGAGATGTGATTCAAGTGGTTGATTCTCAATCATTTCTGAAGAATGCTGCTGTAGAAGACGTTGTTCAAGTGCAAGGTTCACTGGCATTGAAAAAGGGCAAAAAGAGCGATGAGCCCAAGACCAGCTTGGAATTGAAGTTAGAATCTGTTGCTACTCTTAACGGTGCTGATAAAAGAGCTGcagatttacaagattttaAAACCAAAGGTGCGTACCCTCCGGAATACAGATATTTACAACTGAGATTACCAAAATTCCAACAGTTTTTACAGACTAGGTACCAATTATCCAAAGCTTTGAGgcaaaaatttgatgaacTAGGGTTTACTGAAATTGAGACCCCcattttgttcaaatcaACTCCAGAAGGTGCTCGTGAATTTTTAGTTCCCACTAGAAGAACTActactgatgaagaacctACTTTTTATGCATTACCACAGAGTCCTCAACAGTATAAGCAATTGCTTATGGCAAGTGGTATAAACCGCTATTTTCAAGTAGCCAAATGTTTCagagatgaagatttaagAGCAGATAGACAGCCTGAATTTACACAGTTAGATTTAGAAATGGCATTTGCCAATGGGGAAGATGTGATGCAATCGGTGGAAGAAGCAGTAACTTTCGTTTGGAAAAAACTGTCCAGAGGTCTCTACACCTTGGATATCCAGGGCAACGTGGTCCCTGTTAGCGAATCTCAACCCGTAAGACATATGAGTTACAGGCAAGCCATGTCACAGTATGGTATTGACAAACCAGATTTATGTGCGCCAGATCTCAAGATTCTTGATCTTTCAGAATTCAGAGCACTAGGAAATTCGGACAAGAGCTTCCCTATTTTTGAAGTTCTGATCTTAAGAAATGCATTCGACGACAAGAAAGACTTTAACAAGAAATGgtcatttttgaagaatccTGAACATTACAACTATAGGACTCCTAAAGTGGTTCCCATTCTAAACGAGCAAGATAAGAGTCAATGGGTTGACCAGTTCTTGGACATTGCCTTCTTTGAAAACCCTAAACTAGTGGCCAAGGCCTTAGACCTACAACCTGGTGATATCATATGTGGATCTACTAGAcaagatattttgaagTTATTTGAGAATCCTACACCTTTGGGTAAATTACGTCAACTGGTCATGAAGAGTAATGCATACAAGGACAAATTGATAGATCAGGACGTTGCAGTCTGGATTAAAGACTTCCCTCTGTTCTCTCCGGTGGAAAAGGAGTCTAGTAATAATTTCGAATACCCAgaatatgaagaagatcGTGTAGAGTCATCTCATCATCCTTTTACTATGGTGCAAATCCGTGATTATGCCAAATTGGGAACCAATCCAACCCAGGCATTGGGACAACATTACGATCTCGTTGTCAACGGTGTTGAGCTGGGCGGTGGATCCACTAGAGTGCACGATCCACAGTTGCAAGAAtacatctttgaagaaattctaAAGATTAAAGAACCTCACAAAGTTTTCGGCCACTTGTTAGAGGCATTCAAGATGGGTACACCTCCACACGCAGGATTTGCAATTGGGTTTGACAGAATGTGTGCCATGCTCTGTGGTACTGAAAGTATTAGGGACGTCATGGCTTTCCCTAAGAGTGTTACAGGCTCTGATCTGGTCGTAGGAAGTCCCTCCACAGTCAAGAATGAAGCTCTTGAGCAATATAATGTcttcaagaagaagtaa
- the ECM31 gene encoding 3-methyl-2-oxobutanoate hydroxymethyltransferase (similar to uniprot|P38122 Saccharomyces cerevisiae YBR176W ECM31 Ketopantoate hydroxymethyltransferase required for pantothenic acid biosynthesis converts 2-oxoisovalerate into 2-dehydropantoate) has product MFVPFRLATSRFSTLALRRCYSAQPASPLKSNTIQSLHEKYLKGIPITVSTAHDYITSQWVHDANCDAILVGDSLAMTALGYESTTDISFDEFKYHVRSVCRAQGPSMIMADMPFGTFESSIQTGITNAIDIMKLSSKIASVKVETGPHTKDSYTIGFIKELCSRGIPVVGHCGLTPQRAHSLGGFKVQGNKRIEDISILCETAKKLEEAGCWAILMECVPHKVASYITSKLSVPVIGIGAGPGCSGQVLVIADMIGMKQNSLPRFVKQYGQLHSHAQDALSQYVKEVEESTFPNQELHTFKIKEDLWKSFLDDTNKNSNINNTN; this is encoded by the coding sequence ATGTTTGTGCCCTTCAGATTGGCTACTTCAAGATTTTCCACATTAGCCCTAAGAAGGTGCTACTCAGCGCAACCTGCTAGTCCACTCAAGAGTAATACAATTCAAAGTCTACATGAAAAATACTTGAAGGGGATACCCATAACGGTCAGCACTGCTCATGATTATATTACTTCTCAATGGGTACATGATGCCAATTGTGATGCAATTCTTGTGGGAGATTCATTGGCAATGACAGCTTTAGGTTACGAATCTACCACTGACATTTCATTCGATGAATTTAAATATCACGTTCGATCTGTTTGCAGGGCCCAAGGTCCATCAATGATCATGGCAGATATGCCATTCGGGACTTTTGAAAGTAGTATACAGACAGGGATCACGAATGCAATTGATATTATGAAATTGAGCAGCAAAATTGCATCTGTTAAGGTGGAAACGGGGCCCCATACAAAGGACTCCTACACGATAGGATTTATCAAAGAGCTGTGTTCAAGAGGTATACCGGTGGTTGGTCACTGCGGACTTACACCACAAAGAGCACATTCGTTAGGTGGATTCAAAGTACAGGGcaacaagagaattgaagataTAAGTATTTTATGTGAGACCGCcaagaaattggaagaagctgGGTGTTGGGCCATTTTAATGGAATGTGTTCCTCATAAGGTTGCTAGCTACATTACCTCTAAATTATCTGTACCTGTGATTGGCATTGGTGCAGGTCCTGGCTGTAGTGGGCAAGTTCTCGTGATTGCCGATATGATTGGCATGAAACAGAATTCTTTACCTCGATTCGTGAAACAATATGGTCAACTGCACTCCCATGCCCAAGATGCATTGAGCCAATACGTGaaagaagttgaagaatCGACTTTCCCCAACCAAGAACTGCATACattcaaaatcaaagaagatCTGTGGAAGTCCTTTTTGGACGATACAAATAAGAACAGCAACATCAATAACACCAACTAA
- the ELP4 gene encoding Elongator subunit ELP4 (similar to uniprot|Q02884 Saccharomyces cerevisiae YPL101W ELP4 Elongator protein part of the HAP subcomplex of Elongator which is a six-subunit component of the RNA polymerase II holoenzyme required for Elongator structural integrity and histone acetyltransferase activity), producing the protein MSFRRRGEVLNGTGARRADPRGLPGRPLAGREIPQRESPPVGAGRTVPPTSQFAKLNIDNDVVSNHPGIRPSPATSQQTTSTGCQDLDRLLGHMGLPLGNSLLVEEKTTTEFNTVLCKVFAAQGIVHNRIDSNKTGNTHLIVVSLDQSFSKQLPGTYKGSKKDIKRSKIAEEESKLTVQNLAEQAQPSRYNDLRIAWRYKLTDGASKDENPVYNAEEYKNYSNQFDITTRLMPAPTPQEISFVSPVQPLQTVLGQIDRIITQNKGKLIRILVPSLLHPAMYPPHMFKLSGVVSLVHGLRGIIKKHQSRCALLATVSADMLSDFMISQVENIFDSVLTLEPFDQEMLKFLERAYKSQPNKVQHGLLHVLKLPVFSERGEMHVAKSEFAFKNGRKRFEIEEWGIPVEDNEDAGGNPSSSSSSTQSALRNDSTNPQSADAPGSNTTVNLDF; encoded by the coding sequence ATGTCATTCAGAAGACGTGGGGAAGTTCTTAACGGAACTGGAGCTAGGAGAGCCGATCCCCGTGGATTACCAGGGCGTCCCCTGGCCGGTAGAGAGATACCACAGAGGGAATCTCCTCCAGTTGGAGCCGGTAGAACTGTACCACCAACGAGTCAGTTTGCCAAACTCAATATCGATAATGACGTTGTTAGTAATCATCCAGGTATAAGACCTTCTCCTGCTACGTCTCAACAGACTACATCCACTGGTTGTCAGGATTTGGATAGACTATTGGGACACATGGGGTTACCGCTGGGAAATTCATTGCTGGTAGAAGAAAAAACTACCACAGAGTTTAACACAGTGCTTTGCAAAGTTTTTGCTGCACAGGGTATTGTACATAATAGGATTGATTCCAACAAGACGGGGAACACACATTTGATTGTGGTGTCGTTAGATCaatcattttccaaacaGTTGCCTGGCACTTATAAGGGTAGTAAGAAGGATATTAAGAGATCAAAGATCGCAGAGGAGGAATCAAAGTTGACAGTCCAGAATTTGGCAGAACAAGCGCAACCTTCTCGTTACAACGATTTGAGAATTGCATGGAGGTACAAATTGACCGATGGTGCTtccaaagatgaaaatccTGTCTACAATGCAGAGGAATATAAGAATTACAGCAACCAATTTGACATCACTACACGATTGATGCCAGCACCAACACCACAGGAGATCTCTTTTGTATCACCTGTACAACCTTTACAAACTGTATTGGGTCAGATAGACCGAATCATTACACAGAACAAGGGTAAACTAATACGAATTCTAGTGCCGTCATTATTACATCCTGCCATGTATCCACCACATATGTTCAAGCTTTCGGGAGTCGTATCACTAGTGCATGGACTCAGGGGCATCATCAAGAAGCATCAATCCCGGTGTGCTTTATTAGCCACGGTATCTGCTGACATGTTAAGTGATTTTATGATATCACAGgtggaaaatatttttgattCAGTGCTCACCTTGGAGCCATTTGATCAAGAGATGCTAAAATTCTTAGAAAGAGCCTACAAATCGCAACCTAATAAAGTACAACATGGACTATTGCATGTATTGAAACTACCGGTATTTAGTGAGAGGGGTGAAATGCATGTAGCTAAATCAGAGTTTGCATTCAAAAATGGTAGGAAAAGATTTGAGATCGAAGAATGGGGAATTCCAGTCGAAGATAACGAAGATGCAGGCGGGAATCcatcatcgtcttcatcgTCAACCCAATCAGCTCTGCGAAATGACAGTACAAACCCTCAATCAGCAGATGCTCCAGGCAGTAATACAACAGTTAATCTGGATTTCTGA
- the FMP30 gene encoding N-acetylphosphatidylethanolamine-hydrolyzing phospholipase D (similar to uniprot|Q02883 Saccharomyces cerevisiae YPL103C) yields the protein MITSGYQLLGSSSIRFLSSRCNQVILRRTFATKNSHNKPEPSKHYVLSAVLTLLIPYTGYAIYVSTSAAKEVEIRQRLSELVEGEGENFEGTLIKYSPLQVLGRYENPFYEYRIQTVYEFFCNRIFELFQVSRGGIPKDKVQMGKLMPVHKPEWGPDCQLKDYSNPISHKILKETSSEVVKKKEGKDFPVYNTWLGQSCNYVVYNGLKVLTDPIFSDFLVHETLGPKRITEMPCQIHDVPTPDVILVSHNHPDHLDMKSLEHWQKGHPLWVVPAGMKTFMEEHHVSNVVELSWWETLELKKDGHSYHVSSTPAMHWSGRSLLDANESLWCSFLFSHNGKPIMFHGGDTGYVKDLFVRIKQRFGGDCKLAILPCGQYCPEWHQKPRHICPEELVQIMQDLNAKHALGVHWGTFTLSGEYFREPKERLESLAARQSIKDRCYCPELGKTEKFE from the coding sequence ATGATAACTTCTGGATATCAACTTCTGggatcatcttcaatcagatttttatcTTCAAGGTGCAATCAAGTAATATTGCGGCGAACTTTTGCCACCAAAAATTCTCATAACAAACCAGAACCTTCCAAGCATTATGTGCTTAGCGCTGTACTTACTTTATTAATACCTTATACCGGTTATGCCATATATGTCTCCACATCGGCAGCTAAAGAAGTCGAAATTCGTCAAAGACTTTCAGAATTGGTGGAAGGTGAAGgggaaaattttgaagGAACTTTGATCAAATATTCTCCTTTGCAAGTGTTAGGACGTTATGAAAATCCATTCTACGAGTATAGGATACAAACCGTTTATGAATTCTTTTGTAACAGAATATTTGAACTATTTCAGGTTAGTAGAGGCGGGATTCCAAAAGATAAAGTGCAAATGGGTAAATTGATGCCAGTCCATAAACCTGAATGGGGTCCAGATTGTCAACTTAAAGATTATTCGAATCCTATATCTCACAAAATACTAAAAGAAACGTCCTCAGAAGTGGTTAAGAAGAAGGAGGGCAAGGATTTTCCAGTTTACAATACCTGGTTGGGACAATCGTGTAATTATGTGGTCTACAACGGCCTCAAGGTATTGACTGATCCAATTTTTAGTGATTTCTTAGTGCACGAAACACTGGGACCAAAAAGAATTACTGAAATGCCCTGTCAAATACATGATGTACCTACACCTGATGTAATTTTGGTTTCGCATAACCATCCAGATCATTTAGATATGAAGAGTTTGGAACATTGGCAAAAGGGACATCCACTTTGGGTAGTACCGGCAGGTATGAAAACATTTATGGAGGAACATCACGTCAGCAATGTGGTCGAACTGTCATGGTGGGAGACTTTGGAGCTCAAGAAAGATGGTCATAGTTATCACGTCTCAAGTACACCCGCGATGCACTGGTCTGGAAGATCTCTTTTAGATGCTAACGAATCGCTTTGGTGCTCGTTCTTGTTTAGTCATAATGGTAAACCTATAATGTTCCATGGTGGTGACACTGGGTATGTCAAAGATCTATTCGTGAGGATCAAGCAGCGCTTCGGTGGTGATTGTAAGCTGGCGATTCTACCATGTGGGCAGTATTGTCCTGAATGGCACCAAAAACCTCGGCACATCTGTCCTGAAGAGTTAGTGCAAATAATGCAAGATTTAAATGCTAAACACGCTTTGGGTGTTCATTGGGGAACGTTCACACTGAGCGGAGAGTATTTTAGAGAACCGAAGGAGAGGCTTGAATCTTTGGCGGCAAGACAAAGTATTAAGGATAGATGTTACTGTCCTGAACTTGGTAAAACGGAAAAGTTCgaataa
- the UMP1 gene encoding Ump1p (highly similar to uniprot|P38293 Saccharomyces cerevisiae YBR173C UMP1 Short-lived chaperone required for correct maturation of the 20S proteasome degraded by proteasome upon completion of its assembly involved in ubiquitin-mediated proteolysis mutant defective in degradation of short-lived proteins) has product MNVVPPSNFQSQVSTDKGLSSNAIKSLPDTLRQQNGGSVPQSSQLSNRHPLEARLQNWEETQRKRQLEQYRQIFGIAEPMKRVMDLKLVEQTDFNPLNQSNLHRDILLNKDSSIDWEDVYGEPLVSQSGNLLGDDVHAKIESHTGI; this is encoded by the coding sequence ATGAACGTCGTACCACCATCGAATTTCCAATCTCAAGTTTCTACAGATAAAGGATTATCATCAAATGCCATCAAATCGTTGCCAGACACTCTACGTCAACAAAATGGTGGTTCAGTACCACAATCTAGTCAGCTAAGTAATAGACATCCATTAGAAGCACGTCTGCAGAACTGGGAAGAGACTCAACGTAAGAGACAGTTGGAGCAGTACAGACAAATATTTGGTATTGCAGAACCTATGAAAAGAGTTATGGATTTAAAGCTTGTAGAACAAACTGATTTCAACCCTTTGAACCAATCAAATCTACATAGAgatattcttttgaataagGACTCTAGCATTGATTGGGAGGATGTTTACGGTGAGCCACTTGTAAGCCAAAGTGGGAACTTACTGGGTGACGATGTGCATGCTAAGATCGAATCTCACACAGGTATCTAA